A region of the Anaeromicrobium sediminis genome:
ATCTACAAAACAAAAAAATACTACTTGCCATAGAATTAGATGAAATAGGAATTTGTAAAGATACTTTAAAGTTTGTACGAGAGCTTCATAATCTATCTAACAAATCCCTCCTTGGTTCTAGTGCTTGTTTAATTATAAAAAGTAATAGTGACTTATATACAAAAAACTTTGCTAGAGATATGGTCTTTCTTTTAAACAATTTAGGGTGTTCTTTTATGGGGCAGCCCCTGGTTGAAATGACTAAGGATTTAAAAAATCTCTTTACCTTTCAAAAGAAATTTAATATTCCATTGCCAGAGCTCTGTAGTAACTTATGTAAAAATACTATCAGCAGATTAATGTCTTATAATCCCAAGTCACTTGAAAATCCCCATGTATTAGGCCTTCATGCTAGTAACTATAAGACATCTAATACGTTAACCCTTTGGAATTTAATAAAAAAGAATTTAACTTCTGTAGATGAATTCCATGTGGAAAATGGTACTATTCTAGATTGTATAGGTTGTGCATTTAAAACTTGTAAGCATTATAGCAAACAAAGTAGTTGTTTTTATGGTGGAACCATGGTTAAAGAAATCTATCCAGCAATAGAGGCAGCCAACGCATTAGTATTTTTATGCCCTAACTACAACGATGCCCTATCTGCCAATATAAGTGCAGTTATAAATAGGTTAACGGCCCTTTATAGAAGAAGTAAATTTTATGATAAAAGTCTATTTTCCATAGTTGTATCAGGAAACTCTGGAAGTGATATTGTGGCTAAACAGTTAATAAGTGCCCTTAATTTAAATAAGGGCTTTAGATTGCCCCCTTATTTTGCCCTCATGTACACAGCCAACGACCCTGGTAGTATCCTCAAGTATAGTGATGTGGATATTAGGGCAAAGGAATTTGCCAATCATATACTAATGGAAACTAAAAGTTAATGTGAAAAAAATCTCTGAGATTTTCTCAGAGATTTTTTATTTTACAAAATTATTAAAATTTTTATAAATGCGTCTAGGGTTATTATTTTATACTAAAGCCCATTTTTCTTAAAGAATTTTTCAACTGACGAATCTTTTCAGGTGTAAAACCATTTTTCTTTACATCTCTACTTACTTGTAAATATTCAAGCCCTATCTTTCTTAATTCTTCTGGAATTTCTTTACCTTCTAATATGGTTAATTCCTTGTTATCTGTTCTTCCTAGTATATATTCCGGGGTACAACCTAATGCATCAGCGATTTTTTCTAATGTGTCCTTGTTTGGACTTCTTTGACCTCTTTCATAGGAACCATATGTACTTGGCCCTATTCCTATCATAGTAGCAAGTTCCTTTTGTGATAATTTCATTTCTTGTCTTAGTTCTTTTAATTTATCTTTTAGCATTTGTCTACTCCTTACTATCATTATCTATATACTATTATATAATTTTTTTGAATATTTTTGTTTAATTATTTTAAAAAAAATTATATATATTATTATACTAGGTTTTTTGTGATTTTTCTAATAAAGAAATATATAATTTGTAACTTAACTTTATAGATATTAAAAAGGCATACTCCGTATGCCTTTTTAATGTGATCTATAGTTGAACATTTCCTATTATATATATGTATCATTATGAACACAACCACTGGAATACTATAATATTAACCAATACCGCCATAGAAGATTCCAAGAATATATACAATAATTGTAAGGCCACAGAATACGTATTTAGTCATAGGCTCAAACCATGTTCCAATCTCTTTTCCTCGTCCTAATTGAACCTGCTCTCTAGCAAATTTAACTCCACAAACCCAAAAGAACACAATTCCTGCAAGTAATGCCCCTAAAGGAATAACATAGATTGATATAACATCCATCCAAGCTCCAAGCTTGTCACCACTTTCAAGCATGACGCCAACTCCAGCACCAATGATTGCCATAATGGCTACTGAAGTGCCCCTTGAAAGATTGAATCTTTGTTGCAATGCCTCAATAGGTGTCTCAAATAAATTCATTAACGAACTTATACCAGCAAACAATACTGCTACAAAGAATAAAATGGAAAACATTTGACCCATAGGCATCATTTTAAATACATTTGGCATAGTAATAAACATAAGGGGTGGCCCCGCTGCTGGATCCATATTAAAGGCAAATACAGATGGTATGATCACAAGGGCCGCTAACATGGCTGCACAAGTGTCGAAAAAGGCAACATGCTTTGCACAAGCCACAATATCTTCAGTTTTTTTCAAATAACTCCCATAAACAACCGTTCCAGAACCTGCTAACGAAAGGGAGAAAAAGGCCTGTCCTAAAGCATATACCCATGTTTTGGGATCTTTTAAAAACTCCCATTTAGGTACAAATAAATATTTGTATCCTTCTATTGCCCCTGGTAAGGTTGCCACACGAATTGCAAGTACAATGAACAAAAAGAAAAAAGCAGGCATCATAACTTTATTAGCCTTTTCAATTCCTTTCCCCACACCCATAAGCATAATGATAAATGTTATTGCCAAGCCAGCGAAATGCCAACCTAAACTTCCAAATTCACCAGCAATTTCACCAAAATAAGCTGCACTATCTACTGTTGATGTTACCGTTCCTGTGATAGCTCCTACAGTAAACCTAAGAATCCAACCTACAACAACTGCATATCCAATTGCAATTCCCAATGAACCGATTACTGGAATAAGTCCTAATAAATCTCCGTTTTTCTTGCTTCTTCTCTCAAAGGCTTTTTTAAAGGCACCCAAAGGACCTGTGCCCATGGCTCTACCAAATGACATTTCTCCTATAACACCAGTAAAACCAATAACTAAGACGAAGATAAAATAAGGAACTAAAAAGGCTGCACCAC
Encoded here:
- a CDS encoding flavodoxin family protein, which codes for MKLHIISSKNKSSLLEKTIKEATIGLDVVHVNHVQNKEDLQNKKILLAIELDEIGICKDTLKFVRELHNLSNKSLLGSSACLIIKSNSDLYTKNFARDMVFLLNNLGCSFMGQPLVEMTKDLKNLFTFQKKFNIPLPELCSNLCKNTISRLMSYNPKSLENPHVLGLHASNYKTSNTLTLWNLIKKNLTSVDEFHVENGTILDCIGCAFKTCKHYSKQSSCFYGGTMVKEIYPAIEAANALVFLCPNYNDALSANISAVINRLTALYRRSKFYDKSLFSIVVSGNSGSDIVAKQLISALNLNKGFRLPPYFALMYTANDPGSILKYSDVDIRAKEFANHILMETKS
- a CDS encoding helix-turn-helix domain-containing protein; translation: MLKDKLKELRQEMKLSQKELATMIGIGPSTYGSYERGQRSPNKDTLEKIADALGCTPEYILGRTDNKELTILEGKEIPEELRKIGLEYLQVSRDVKKNGFTPEKIRQLKNSLRKMGFSIK
- a CDS encoding sodium-dependent transporter; the encoded protein is MADNHVKNVVDKNGETTNRETFNSQIGFILACIGSAVGMGNIWMFPYRVGQFGGAAFLVPYFIFVLVIGFTGVIGEMSFGRAMGTGPLGAFKKAFERRSKKNGDLLGLIPVIGSLGIAIGYAVVVGWILRFTVGAITGTVTSTVDSAAYFGEIAGEFGSLGWHFAGLAITFIIMLMGVGKGIEKANKVMMPAFFFLFIVLAIRVATLPGAIEGYKYLFVPKWEFLKDPKTWVYALGQAFFSLSLAGSGTVVYGSYLKKTEDIVACAKHVAFFDTCAAMLAALVIIPSVFAFNMDPAAGPPLMFITMPNVFKMMPMGQMFSILFFVAVLFAGISSLMNLFETPIEALQQRFNLSRGTSVAIMAIIGAGVGVMLESGDKLGAWMDVISIYVIPLGALLAGIVFFWVCGVKFAREQVQLGRGKEIGTWFEPMTKYVFCGLTIIVYILGIFYGGIG